From Paenibacillus graminis:
CAGCCGCCCCGCTTCAGCCAGTGCGGCTAACGCTTCTGTCAGCGATGGGCTGACCAGAACCACCGCCGCTCCGGCTTCGACAAGGGCGCCCACCTTGCGCTCCGCGACCGCACCGCCGCCAATGACAACCACACGCTGGTCCTGCACATCCAGCATAATAGGCAAATACTTCACCATGCAGTCACACTCCCACTCCTGCCACTAACCTGGAAACATCAGCTGCGGGTAACCCTAGATCAAACTCCAGCACCAGTTCCAGCCATCATCACCGTCAACTCTGTTTCAACCACATCATTCCCGCTATACCGTTCCATCCGGGATCAGCATCAACACAACCTCAATTTTACTACTGTTATAGCCGAAGAGAACCCCTCAACTTATCACTCTTTCTTATACTTAACTTCTATGGGGAATTTACTTCGTCTGATACTTACTCCAGTCCTATACTATACTATCCTAATCTAATACTTACCCCAATCCGATACTCACCTTTGTTAAATCCCCACTTCCCGTTAGCGGGTCAACGCGACTTGAGCGGAAGCGTTGGGAACCAGTCTCACATTTATAGTCCAGATCATGTTCTTGCATGCATGTCTCCCTGAGGTTATCCTAAAAAATAAACAGTTGCAGTCCACACGAACTCATCTCATAACGACAGCATTTTATTGAGCTGCTCATACGGCCTCTCGTACTACTCCAGATACACCTGCTTTTACGGTTCCTTATGCAACTTCACCTAACAAATTTCACACATACAGCTACTTATACCGCCACTTAAACAACTTCTCATAACAAATTCACATACACCTACTTTTACCGCTTTCCATACAACTTCTAATAACAACTTCTCGTATACCTACTTTTACAGCGTCTTACACAGCTTCTCATACAACCGGAGAACTCGAAAGCTTGGGAAAAACAATGGAGCTCCCAGAAATTGAGCGAAGTGGAAAAAGTAAAACTAATGAGCTAAAATCCTGGCTGCTGAAGGCTTTAGTAGGATTTTGTGCATCTAATTCAAGCATAATTATTCCATACGGCCGCTTTCGGCCGAATTAGTGAACCTTTTTCCTACATAGGTTACTCCGTAAGCCGGATAAGTTCGATTAGTGCTCCTTTCTCCGCTAACGATAACCGCCCTTCGATTTTTCAAGTTCAATCTATGCAGCTTTTTTTGCATCTAAAATTGCTTCTTATACTCCCATATTCACTCTCAACCCGCCTTACACTGGCAACGTCCAGCACCATACCCTGGTCTAACCTGCCCTATCCGCCCCAGCCATGAAACTCGGACCAGGAGTTCAGCAGGAAGTTCAGGATAATAAAACCGTAGCCGGCAATGGCCCAGCGGGCCATGGAGGTACCGCTGCGGCGGGCGGAACGCTTGAGGAAGATATAGGCAATATAGACCGCAAGCCCGATCAGCGTGGTCAATACCTTGGTATCCTGGAATAGCGGCGTGCGCCCTTCAGCGACAATCGACATTCCGGCCAGCACCAGCGAAGCCAGCAACAGCGGAACCCCAGCCAATATTGCGGTATACGAGTATTTGTCCATCGTCTCCAGACTGGGCAGGCGGCGGATGCGGTCATCCCATTTTTTGTGCTTCAGCCGTGTATGCAGGAACAGATACATTATGGCAAATACCGTCCCCAGTGTCAGTGCGGCAAAGCTCAGATTGGCCAAAATAATATGCATCGCCAGCCATCCGTGCACTGCACTCCAACTCTGTAGTGTATGATCCTCGGCGGTCAGCCAGACCCGGTTCAGCAGGAAGACGCTGAAGCCGGCCATGTTAAGCAGCAGAATCGTAAATTCTCCCCCGCGGGTATACGCAACCGCAAGCGAGGTCAGCACAATGATGAAGGAGAACCAGAACAGGAAGTCATACGGCGTAAAAATCGGCAAACCCTGCTCCTGGGAGAAACGCACCGCAAGGCCGGCAGCCTGGAAAATGCCCACAACAACAAGAAGCCCTGTGCCCAGCCGCTTCCCGCCCGGATTCCGCTTAAGGCAATCCGAGAAAACAAACAGCAGGCTCAGGGCATATAGCAGCAGAGCGGCATCATATATTCCGTTCAGCAATTGCATCTTGTTCACCCGCCCAGCAGGCCTGCCGGGGCGAACACCGACTTCGGCAGTGTGAACTCACTGGCAGAGGCGCGTTCGGTTTCCTCTCGTTCCGGCTTAGCAGGACTGGTTCCGTCAGGGTCAGAGCCAAGCTGCTCCTGAAGCGCGAAGATTTGTGTAAAATACTCCAGTGCTTCATTGCCCTGCTTGCCGCTGGACAGCTCTTTGATCACATTGATTGGATCATGCATCATCTGGTTGACAATGCTCTTCGTCAGGCGGCGGATTACCTTGCGCTGATGCTCGTCCAGTTCAGGCAGCTTGTTAAAGAGACTATCCATCGTGTCTTCATAAATCCCGTTCGATTTGTCCTGAAGCGCACGGATGACCGGCCGGACGCCAAGCGTCTTCAGCCACATCTGGAAGTCCTCCAGCTCCGCTTCGATCATGACTTCAATCTTGGCGGCTTCACTGCGGCGCATTTCCAGGTTGTTCTCCACAATGCCTTCCAGATCGTCAATGTCGTACAGGAACACATCCGGCACGCTCGCCGCCGCCGGATCAATGTCACGCGGCACGGCAATATCAATCATGAACAGCGGCCGCGACGGACGGCGCTTCATATTGTCGGCCACCTGATCTGCCGTCAGCACATAGCCGTCCGCTCCCGTCGAGCTGATCACAATATCCACTTCGTCGAGATGCTGCAGGGCGTGCTCAATTGTGCTTGGCTTGCCCGAGAACTTCTCGGCCAGCTCTACGGCCCGTGCCAGCGTACGGTTGGCGACAATCACTTCAGCCGCACCGCTGCTGTACAGATGCTTCACCGTCAGCTCGCTCATTTTGCCCGCGCCGAGAATCAGCACTCTTTTGCCGGTGAACATGCCGAAAATCCGCTTGCCCAGCTCCACAGCCGCGTAGCTGACGGACACCGCACTCTCGCCAATCGACGTTTCGCTGTGTGCGCGTTTGCCGAGAGTAACCGCCTGCTTGAACAGCCGGTTGAACCAGGTTCCCGTCACGCCTTCCGCCTGGGCAGTCAAAAAAGCACTGCGCACCTGTCCCAGAATCTGTGTCTCGCCGATCACCATAGAATCCAGACCGCAGGTTACCCGGAACAGGTGGGCAATCGCCTGCTCGTCTTCATATATATACATATGCTGTGCAAACACATCGCTTTTCACTCCAAACCACTGCTCCATATAACTGCGGATGAAATACCCGCACATATGCAGCCGGTCTACAACCACATAAATTTCCGTCCGGTTGCAGGTGGCAACGACAACCCCTTCCAGCACGCTTTTGGTCTGCATCAGCTGATGCAGTGCCGCAGGCAGATCCTTTTCGGCAAAAGCGAACTGTTCTCTGACCTCTACAGGCGCCGTACGGTAATTCAGGCCAACCACGACAATATGCATCGTTTGTTCACCATCCTAA
This genomic window contains:
- the hemA gene encoding glutamyl-tRNA reductase; translation: MHIVVVGLNYRTAPVEVREQFAFAEKDLPAALHQLMQTKSVLEGVVVATCNRTEIYVVVDRLHMCGYFIRSYMEQWFGVKSDVFAQHMYIYEDEQAIAHLFRVTCGLDSMVIGETQILGQVRSAFLTAQAEGVTGTWFNRLFKQAVTLGKRAHSETSIGESAVSVSYAAVELGKRIFGMFTGKRVLILGAGKMSELTVKHLYSSGAAEVIVANRTLARAVELAEKFSGKPSTIEHALQHLDEVDIVISSTGADGYVLTADQVADNMKRRPSRPLFMIDIAVPRDIDPAAASVPDVFLYDIDDLEGIVENNLEMRRSEAAKIEVMIEAELEDFQMWLKTLGVRPVIRALQDKSNGIYEDTMDSLFNKLPELDEHQRKVIRRLTKSIVNQMMHDPINVIKELSSGKQGNEALEYFTQIFALQEQLGSDPDGTSPAKPEREETERASASEFTLPKSVFAPAGLLGG
- the ccsA gene encoding cytochrome c biogenesis protein CcsA; amino-acid sequence: MQLLNGIYDAALLLYALSLLFVFSDCLKRNPGGKRLGTGLLVVVGIFQAAGLAVRFSQEQGLPIFTPYDFLFWFSFIIVLTSLAVAYTRGGEFTILLLNMAGFSVFLLNRVWLTAEDHTLQSWSAVHGWLAMHIILANLSFAALTLGTVFAIMYLFLHTRLKHKKWDDRIRRLPSLETMDKYSYTAILAGVPLLLASLVLAGMSIVAEGRTPLFQDTKVLTTLIGLAVYIAYIFLKRSARRSGTSMARWAIAGYGFIILNFLLNSWSEFHGWGG